The Pyrus communis chromosome 9, drPyrComm1.1, whole genome shotgun sequence genome has a segment encoding these proteins:
- the LOC137744900 gene encoding serine/threonine-protein kinase D6PKL1-like gives MGSFAGTSEIVEAKDELTTGQYSHGIHQLNSGFSKGDKDWKPPPVLKLGYKDSLEDDINKLFEAIKTPSKGSDHSRQVGASPLNRNALKKPITVGVSRSPGIGNSEPATLKQALRELSITKASEMAAMKRLSKLTSPARPSEAGRIKTLYNAVVVQPSQSGASSSEDRGNMVEISLVPEESISNSCEELSEHPQMSKMKSSSQSGHSSPRFTIGKAENNSGSTILQNESTSSCKLRTVGEQTVKAELGQKKKNKSKSDHISELAENVPSRTMLQTKTKTELVKKEKLKSTSGITSVLVQNVPAKTKLANKLSAAKPGRKVKLHVVPSSSSSVNRNLASKVSRNALRSVKAASRNRNIVKKKTRQESSSVACNSSNYNEVDADFDPCTSQLVCERCQCAIQGAGQQSNQGSLAPQFNGLTAEVNSNNVHSIPGKPGFTFDSSNTGNKGGDDIMKAKKNPKSKEKGEFSQSSKSSQGDHSSSTSLSDESNVSGSSCSNKPHMSKDVRWEAIRHVRLQHGSLGLRHFNLLKKLGCGDIGTVYLAELISTNCLFAIKVMDNEFLARRKKMPRAQTESEILRMLDHPFLPTLYTQFTSDNLSCLVMEYCPGGDLHVLRQKQIGRCFSEEATRFYVAEVLLALEYLHMLGVVYRDLKPENILVREDGHIMLTDFDLSLRCTVSPTLLKSPSCDGDRARLSGPCTQSSCAEPFCIEPSCQVSCFTPRFLPAAAKTKRSKNDPASHVRSLPQLVAEPTDARSNSFVGTHEYLAPEIIKGEGHGAAVDWWTFGIFLYELLYGRTPFKGINNEETLANVVLQSLRFPEGPLVSFQARDLIRGLLVKEPENRLGSEKGAGEIKQHPFFEGLNWALIRCAIPPELPEFCDFEIPDMPAAQENTKYLELTATGEHLEFELF, from the exons ATGGGTTCATTTGCTGGTACATCTGAAATTGTGGAAGCGAAAGATGAGCTGACTACAGGTCAATATTCTCATGGAATACATCAGCTGAATTCTGGATTTAGTAAAGGTGACAAAGATTGGAAGCCTCCTCCTGTTCTAAAACTGGGATACAAGGATTCTCTAGAAGATGATATTAATAAGCTCTTTGAGGCAATCAAAACTCCATCCAAGGGTTCAGATCATTCAAGGCAAGTAGGCGCTAGCCCTTTAAATAGAAATGCCTTAAAGAAACCAATTACAGTGGGTGTGTCTCGCTCACCAGGGATCGGTAATTCAGAACCGGCGACACTGAAGCAGGCGTTAAGAGAGCTCTCTATTACCAAGGCATCAGAAATGGCTGCTATGAAACGATTATCAAAATTGACAAGTCCTGCAAGACCCTCGGAAGCTGGGAGGATCAAGACGTTATACAATGCAGTTGTTGTTCAACCCAGTCAATCTGGTGCCTCCTCAAGTGAAGATAGGGGAAATATGGTTGAAATCTCTCTGGTGCCAGAAGAAAGCATTTCAAATTCTTGTGAGGAGTTGTCTGAGCATCCTCAAATGTCCAAGATGAAGTCATCAAGCCAGAGTGGACATTCTTCTCCTCGATTTACCATTGGGAAAGCAGAAAATAACTCCGGGAGCACAATATTGCAAAATGAAAGTACCTCCAGTTGCAAGTTAAGGACAGTAGGGGAGCAAACAGTGAAGGCGGAACTGggacagaagaaaaaaaataaatctaaaaGTGATCATATTTCAGAACTTGCTGAAAATGTTCCTTCCAGGACCATGTTACAGACAAAAACTAAGACAGAGCTGGTGAAGAAAGAGAAACTTAAATCTACAAGTGGCATTACATCAGTACTTGTTCAAAATGTTCCTGCCAAAACCAAGTTAGCTAATAAGCTATCAGCAGCAAAACCAGGGCGGAAAGTCAAGTTGCATGTAGTACCTTCTTCATCGAGTTCGGTGAATCGAAATCTGGCAAGCAAAGTATCCAGAAATGCCCTCCGCTCTGTAAAAGCAGCCAGCAGGAATAGGAATATCgtaaagaagaagacaaggcaAGAGTCAAGTTCTGTGGCCTGCAACTCTAGTAATTATAATGAAGTTGATGCTGATTTTGATCCTTGTACCAGTCAGCTGGTCTGCGAGAGATGTCAATGTGCAATACAAGGTGCTGGACAACAATCCAATCAAGGTTCTTTGGCACCCCAGTTTAACGGTCTTACTGCTGAGGTAAACTCAAATAATGTGCACAGCATTCCAGGTAAACCAGGCTTCACTTTCGACAGCAGTAATACTGGCAATAAAGGGGGAGATGACATTATGAAAGCAAAAAAGAACcccaaatcaaaagaaaagggGGAATTCTCCCAAAGCTCAAAAAGTAGCCAAGGTGATCATAGTAGTAGTACGAGTTTGAGTGACGAGAGCAATGTCAGTGGATCTAGTTGCAGCAATAAGCCTCACATGTCGAAGGATGTGAGATGGGAGGCCATCCGTCATGTTCGGTTGCAGCATGGATCCCTGGGCTTGAGACACTTCAATCTTTTGAAGAAGCTTGGTTGTGGAGACATAGGTACTGTATATCTTGCTGAGCTCATTAGTACGAATTGCCTTTTTGCCATAAAGGTAATGGACAATGAGTTCTTGGCTAGAAGGAAGAAGATGCCTAGGGCGCAGACCGAAAGCGAAATACTGAGGATGCTTGATCATCCTTTTCTCCCTACACTGTATACCCAATTTACATCAGATAATTTGTCATGCTTAGTTATGGAGTATTGCCCAGGTGGAGATCTTCATGTCCTCCGGCAGAAGCAAATTGGAAGGTGTTTTTCTGAAGAGGCAACAAG GTTCTATGTTGCGGAAGTTCTCCTTGCTTTGGAGTATTTACACATGCTTGGGGTAGTTTATCGGGATTTGAAACCAGAAAACATTCTAGTCCGCGAAGATGGTCACATCATGCTCACAGATTTTGACCTGTCTCTCAGGTGCACTGTCAGTCCAACTCTATTGAAATCACCTTCATGCGATGGTGATCGTGCAAGATTGTCTGGTCCGTGTACACAATCTAGCTGCGCTGAGCCGTTCTGCATTGAACCCTCCTGTCAAGTCTCATGCTTCACCCCTAGGTTTTTACCAGCTGCTGCAAAAACAAAGAGGTCCAAAAATGACCCTGCATCCCATGTTAGATCATTGCCGCAGCTTGTGGCAGAGCCTACTGATGCTCGGTCCAATTCCTTTGTCGGGACCCATGAGTACTTGGCTCCGGAGATCATCAAAGGAGAGGGTCATGGAGCTGCAGTTGATTGGTGGACGTTTGGTATCTTCCTTTACGAGCTTCTATATGGCAGAACACCATTCAAAGGTATTAACAACGAGGAAACATTGGCCAATGTGGTGTTGCAGAGCCTAAGGTTCCCAGAGGGCCCCCTTGTTAGTTTCCAGGCTCGAGATCTCATCAGAGGTCTGTTGGTAAAGGAGCCAGAGAATCGGTTGGGATCAGAGAAAGGGGCCGGTGAGATCAAGCAGCATCCGTTCTTTGAGGGCCTCAATTGGGCACTGATACGATGTGCCATTCCGCCAGAACTGCCCGAGTTTTGCGATTTTGAAATTCCCGACATGCCTGCTGCTCAGGAGAATACCAAGTATTTGGAGTTAACAGCGACGGGAGAGCACCTAGAGTTTGAGTTATTTTAG